A window of Gossypium hirsutum isolate 1008001.06 chromosome D13, Gossypium_hirsutum_v2.1, whole genome shotgun sequence genomic DNA:
ACAACTATTGATGTATTCAATGAATATGatttatccatgtaaaatttgttTAAGATTTTTTTTGTATAAGCTTACTAACGGAACATCgagacaaaattttgtttttataatatctttcatctcaattttttaaaaatcaatttattgtattttaaaaataatatttaaaacctCAACGTAAACAACAAttatctttttttatattatattaaaagaaaaaaatgttaaaaatcaagaacaaaaatttgatttgtcattctcctattagAAAGAGATAAGAATGACGTGGAAtcacaattttatatatttttttctcttatatTAATGATGAGGAAACATGGCTAGTAGCCGTCGtgttttcataaatattaaataataaatatggagtatttacaaattttaattcaattatcattATCTATTTTCAGTGGGCCCTGTCTCTAGTTTAATGTCACTAAGACCCATACAAATGCACCAAAACGGATAAAGCACCAATTATTGCCAGCCAAATGAAAAATCAGCAGAAGACgaagtcttcatctccaccaCTACTTATAGTATAAACACCATCCAACCATTTTCAGTGCACTACAAGGACAAATAGCCCAACAATTCAAAGGTCTGTTTTAATTACATCAAGGATGATATAGTCcaccaaaaaaaaacccaaacaaTTTAATCCTGAAAATCTCCTTTCCAGGAACCAGTTACCGCCACTCAAACAGAAAACTCAGTTTGTGCTATGGCCGTGAGACTATTGTCAACTCCAACTGCTCTGTCTCACCCAACAAAGCTCTCCTTCTTCTCATCACCCAAACCCATATCAACAGCAACCTCCTTCTTTCAATGGAGATCCAAGTGCAGAGTTTTTACAGGGAAAATGGTGGTAAAGGCATGTGTTAAGGTGGAAGAAAAGAATGTGAAAGAAACTAGTAAACAAGAATGGGGCAAGGTGTCTGCTGTACTTTTTGACATGGATGGAGTGTTGTGCAATAGTGAGAACCCTTCTAGAAAGGCTGCTGTTGATGTTTTTGCAGAGATGGGTGTCCAAGTCACTGCGGAGGACTTTGCTCCTTTCACTGgaatgggtaaaattttagtttgatcccttgatatttattttaagtttctcCTGTTATGGATAGTCTTCCATAAATTTGAGTGATTCGGAAAAGTAAGAATTTTGAGGAATGTAGGTGATTAATTGTATGGTGCTGATTAAGAAGTAAATGTGTTTCAAAGAGTCCTTCGTAAATATGTAAATCTGCGACAAATAGTTCTTCTgatttattgttaattaattttgatgtcaCGAAGAGCTGTTAACTTTACCTGCATATTTCTACTTTACTGATATACCAGGTGAAGCAAACTTTTTAGGAGGCGTTGCTTCTGTTAAGGGTGTTAAAGAATTTAACACTGAGGCAGCAAAAAAGAGATTCTTTGAGATATATCTTGATAAGGTAATCAGCACTTAGTTTTTATATGGAGAGTTATTCTTTCTTCTTATGAAAGGACCATCATACAATGCCCATTTTTAGTGTTTGTCAGTGAACAAATTTTCACACAAAAAGTTCTTTCCTTCTTGTAGTATGCAAAACCTAATTCTGGAATAGGATTTCCAGGTGCTTTTGAGCTCATTAATGAGGTACGGAAGCCAATTGTCACTAGTGAGATAATGATGTCACCTCAGGTTTATGATCATATGATGGAATATTCTGTGTGACAGTGTAAAAACAAAGGCCTAAAAGTTGCTGTTGCATCCAGTGCTGATCGTGTCAAGGTTGATGCTAACTTAGCTGCTGCTGGATTGCCATTATCAATGTAAGCCAACTGCCAACCTAATATAGTTGTTTGGATGAATATATTGGttgtatattttcatttttagcttttcagcatcaatctgttttttttttcttgttcttaTTATGGTTCTAGCCTTTATATATCAGGTTCGATGCTATTGTGTCAGCAGATGCTTTTGAGAATCTGAAACCTGCTCCAGATATTTTCTTAGCTGCATCAAAGATATTAGACGTTTCCCCCGATGAGGTATATCTAGTTCTCTCCCCTCTACCAGTTGCAACTGTCATGTTTCATGCACCTATCATACTTCCCATTTCTCTCGTGGGTGGCGTACCACTGTCTGTTAGCTGAACTTTGATAGCTTTATGACTTGCTTGGAGAATTTTATATTCTTGTTACAATAATCCTGCAGAGCTTCTGTTGTTAAAATTCTTTGTTTCCTAAAGTTCCATTGTAATTCTTCTGCTGAGAAATATGACATCTACCTAAATTTGCCAGTGTGTTGTTATTGAAGATGCTTTGGCTGGAGTACAGGCTGCTACTGCAGCAAAAATGAGGTATATGATCTATATTCATGTTTGTTTCTATTTACTTTGCTTTTTACttccttctttattttcttttcacacTTTCAACTTGGGGGAAGAATATGATTTGCTTACATGATTAATATGTTGTATCAAAATCATCtgcttttcccttttcttaacATATAGATTAATGTTTAGGTTGTGCTTGTCAACCATTTGCTTCTCTCATCATACAGAAATGGAGTAACTTTATAGTAATTCTAATCATTCTCCATTGCCTGCAGATGCATAGCTGTGACAACTACATTGACAGAAGAGACTCTAAAACCTGCTGGTCCATCAATTATCAGAAATGATATTGGAAGTGTTTCACTTGATGATATTCTCAGTGGTGGCTCAGGTGGTTATAGTCTGTAGTCCTGAGAATATGCTGCAAATGTCATTTTGTACCATCAACATTGTAAAATGATGATGCTTTTTagcattctttttgtttttttatggaAGCACATGATACATTCGCTGTTGTAATTGGTATCCTATGTAgtggaaaattttcaattctattgaCAAAGTCCATCCTTGTGCACCAACAAGCTAATACTACTAAATTTTGATCTTGAATTTGATGAAATAATGAGAAAAACAATCACCTTTAAACTAAGCGGCATTGGGTATCCCTGAAGCCATTCTTTTCCTGATTGATCACTAAGGCATGTAGATTTTGGCATATAAAGttctaataaataaatatcattgCAGATGAGATGGTGCAGGATATGCAGTTTCTGCAAGTTACTGAACAAAATCCATCAAGGATTCTCAATGAAAGAACTCGAAATGGATCAGCCCCTGGTGTGGATGTTCCTAGCAATGAGGTCTTCTCCCTTCAGGGGTAAGATATGACCTATATGTGTTCAAAACTCTGAACTTACATTGTCTCTTATcaattaagattttaaaattttcttcctcCTCAAGTTCTTTTAGTTTGCTTAAAATCTCGGCATGCAGCTTTAAGATGTATATTGCTTTATagatgaaaatattttctttatcaaTTTTGGGTGCCTCTTCAATATCTAGTAAGCATTCAACTCAAGCCATGTAATGTCTGTAATTAGCTTACAATTTTTAACATACAAGAAAAGTTTCAGCCATCAGCATAAAATGTTATCACCGAATTTCTGTTATCATAAGCATAGGAGTTAATGAAACTACTTCATCTTGAGGTTGCAGAAATAATTTATGGACAGGTTGCAGGGTTCTAGGCGAGACATATTGAGATATGGAAGTTTGGGCATTGCTTTATCTTGTCTCTACTTTGCTGTTTCAAACTGGAAGGTATAACTGACTTAGTTGAACAAGGATGCTGGAAACTGCATCTTGTTGAAATTGTTGTAGACTGCAAGCATTATAACCATATGACTGCCTAGGAATGGCATTACAATCCttgtgtttgttttttttttcgttattgtatgatatatgtgtgtgcaATGGCTCTGACTTTTCTCACAGGCAATGCAATATGCATCACCGAAAGCTATTTGGAATATGTTGTTTGCAGCCAAGAACCCATTTTTTGGTCCCTCTGAAGGTAAAGTATGTGTTAATTGTCAAGGAATTCTTTTTAGTGCTTGTGTCATATTCTTGTGCTTCTAGTTTTATATTTGCTCAATATGTCTATATGAGAAGCGTTAAATCTTAGGTTTCTCGGGGTATCATATGTTCTATATGATAAGTGTTATGTGGCATTATCTTACATTTGTTGTTACCCCATGTGAGGTTGTCTATGTGTAGGCCTTCGTTCAGCTACATGTGAGGATAATGTTGTTATGTGGTGATATCTCACATATTTTAAGTCTAGGGTTTCTTGTGGTCTTTTGTTCAAATTGGGCCCTCCACTTAACCAATTGATTTTAGTTAACAAGACGTTAATTGCTATGAAGATCTAATTTTCTCAAGTTATTTTTAATCCATAGTCTCAAACTAACTGCCATTTGATTGGTTATAGATGAATCGCGTTCTGCAAGGATTCAACAATTTGTGAACTATATATCTGATCTGGAATCCAGGTAAGAAGTTTCTTTCTCCACTGTTAATAATGCATCCTTATCATTTATGTCATTCATTTTTATTCATCCTCTTTTCTTTAAACGTCTTTCGTATATTTTATGCTTAATCTGTTTAAATATATCTTCTTTCACTTTTTAAGGGGAACTGCTCCAAAAGTGCCAGAATTTCCAGCAAAGCTTGACTGGCTCAATACAGCACCACTTCAGTTTCAAAGGGTAAATTCTTAGGACACTTTCCAACTATAGATGTACATGTTATGTAGGCTTTAATGTATGTCAAGAGTTTCATGCTCAAACTGAAATGTTTAAGGTGAAAGCAATATCAGTTTACTGCAAGCTTTCAAGTTATGGAATCTCAGCATTGGCTTATTATTAACCAGTATTGAAACTAAAATGGCTATTAATCGTGAAAGGTATGCAATATTCAAAACTAATATGGTTGTGGCTAATTTCAAGAAAATACATCATCTGTATTTAGTTCCATTTCGGATATCAGGACTGTCTCAGCTAATAGAAAAATCATCAGTTTAGCACAAATTTTTACTCATGGCTTGGAATAATATACGTCAATGTGAGAACTATAACCTCATTCCTATGATTGAATACGTTTTGAGCAGGATTTGCAAGGAAAAGTAGTTTTGCTGGACTTCTGGACCTATTGCTGTATAAATTGCATGCATGTTTTACCAGATCTAGACTTTTTGGAGAAGAAATACAAAGCTAAGCCTGTAAGATCTTATCTTCTCATTAGATGCAATATGTTTCATCTATTTGCTCTTTTATAATTTCCATTGTGATATTTTCTTATCAATTTCCAAGTTGCTTTTTTGGGTTAGTTTTGCCCACAATTAATGCATGTGCACTTGGAACTTGAAAGAAAACGGCAAACACATGGTTCTGGTGGAGTTAGATTGATGATTGACATTATGGGATTAGGGAAAATTGCAGGTGAACAAAGGTTCTCTAAGGTGAACCCTATGTAATTGGGATTAGTGGTAATTCAATATCTATGTAAAACATTTGTGGTAAAAATAAGAGTATCAAGATTTGAGCCACAGTAGGGAAAAGACAAGGACACACATACTGCATGCAATCTaactacttgatactgatatacTGATTGTAATTAGTTTCCGAGTTATCAGTGGATGCTAATCTTTAACTAGGGATGACAAAATAGAGTGgattttttgtttgaaaagtgGATGCAAGGCAGGGCGGGGTGGATTTTTTCTTTTGGATAGTGGGTATGGAGCGGTTTTGGTAATTGTTTGCCCCGCCTCGACCTGCTCCACTATATAAAATTACCATTCTATCCttgtatatataaactattaaaagggtaaaaatgtaataatgtaatatagaaaaaa
This region includes:
- the LOC107887200 gene encoding protein SUPPRESSOR OF QUENCHING 1, chloroplastic isoform X3, producing the protein MAVRLLSTPTALSHPTKLSFFSSPKPISTATSFFQWRSKCRVFTGKMVVKACVKVEEKNVKETSKQEWGKVSAVLFDMDGVLCNSENPSRKAAVDVFAEMGVQVTAEDFAPFTGMGEANFLGGVASVKGVKEFNTEAAKKRFFEIYLDKYAKPNSGIGFPGAFELINECKNKGLKVAVASSADRVKVDANLAAAGLPLSMFDAIVSADAFENLKPAPDIFLAASKILDVSPDECVVIEDALAGVQAATAAKMRCIAVTTTLTEETLKPAGPSIIRNDIGSVSLDDILSGGSDEMVQDMQFLQVTEQNPSRILNERTRNGSAPGVDVPSNEVFSLQGLQGSRRDILRYGSLGIALSCLYFAVSNWKAMQYASPKAIWNMLFAAKNPFFGPSEDESRSARIQQFVNYISDLESRGTAPKVPEFPAKLDWLNTAPLQFQRDLQGKVVLLDFWTYCCINCMHVLPDLDFLEKKYKAKPFTVVGVHSAKFDNEKDLGAIRNAVLRYGITHPVVNDGDMYLWRELGVNSWPTFAIVGPNGKLLAQIAGEGHRKDLDYLVEAALLFYDQKKLLDNKPIPLNLEKDNDPRMLTSPLKFPGKLAIDILNNRLFISDSNHNRIVVTDLDGNFIVQIGSTGEEGLRDGSFDDATFNRPQGLAYNAKKNLLYVADTENHALREIDFVNEKVRTLAGNGTKGSDYTGGGKGASQLLNSPWDVCFDPVNEKVYIAMAGQHQIWEHSIQDGFTRAFSGNGYERNLNGSSSTNTSFAQPSGISVSPDLMEAYVADSESSSIRALDLKTGGSRLLAGGDPVFSENLFRFGDHDGVGSDVLLQHPLGVLCAKDGQIYIADSYNHKIKKLDPASKRVTTLAGTGKAGFKDGKALAAQVRTANK
- the LOC107887200 gene encoding protein SUPPRESSOR OF QUENCHING 1, chloroplastic isoform X2, with protein sequence MAVRLLSTPTALSHPTKLSFFSSPKPISTATSFFQWRSKCRVFTGKMVVKACVKVEEKNVKETSKQEWGKVSAVLFDMDGVLCNSENPSRKAAVDVFAEMGVQVTAEDFAPFTGMGEANFLGGVASVKGVKEFNTEAAKKRFFEIYLDKYAKPNSGIGFPGAFELINECKNKGLKVAVASSADRVKVDANLAAAGLPLSMFDAIVSADAFENLKPAPDIFLAASKILDVSPDECVVIEDALAGVQAATAAKMRCIAVTTTLTEETLKPAGPSIIRNDIGSVSLDDILSGGSDEMVQDMQFLQVTEQNPSRILNERTRNGSAPGVDVPSNEVFSLQGLQGSRRDILRYGSLGIALSCLYFAVSNWKAMQYASPKAIWNMLFAAKNPFFGPSEDESRSARIQQFVNYISDLESRGTAPKVPEFPAKLDWLNTAPLQFQRDLQGKVVLLDFWTYCCINCMHVLPDLDFLEKKYKAKPFTVVGVHSAKFDNEKDLGAIRNAVLRYGITHPVVNDGDMYLWRELGVNSWPTFAIVGPNGKLLAQIAGEGHRKDLDYLVEAALLFYDQKKLLDNKPIPLNLEKDNDPRMLTSPLKFPGKLAIDILNNRLFISDSNHNRIVVTDLDGNFIVQIGSTGEEGLRDGSFDDATFNRPQGLAYNAKKNLLYVADTENHALREIDFVNEKVRTLAGNGTKGSDYTGGGKGASQLLNSPWDVCFDPVNEKVYIAMAGQHQIWEHSIQDGFTRAFSGNGYERNLNGSSSTNTSFAQPSGISVSPDLMEAYVADSESSSIRALDLKTGGSRLLAGGDPVFSENLFRFGDHDGVGSDVLLQHPLGVLCAKDGQIYIADSYNHKIKKLDPASKRVTTLAGTGKAGFKDGKALAAQLSEPSGIIEAENGILKDVFLYRGNLHNVYLVLGLSCTSHGVSY